In the genome of Peromyscus eremicus chromosome 1, PerEre_H2_v1, whole genome shotgun sequence, the window agatgtaaggtaccggtaagccacgagccgtgtaacaaagtaaagattaatagaaatgggctaaatataagagtaagagctagacaatgataggcctgagctaatggccaatcagtttaaataatgtaagagtctgtgtgtttattttataagtgagctctgggactggcggaaCTCGGCGgcgagagctggagagaaattgtCCAACAACAagggtgtggggtggggctgaGTAAAAGAATTGAGGGAATAAACTAAAAGTGTAAAGAAATAAGAGCTGACATGCAGATCCTGGTTTGTGCAAGAACTTGGATTCCATTTCCAACATtgcaaacagaaaaggaagaggaaaggaatccCTACCCAAGGGTTAAGTTCACATATGCTTGTTGCCATAAACTATTTATGAATAACCTAGAATCACACACTTACAACTGTTCTATCCTAAGGCTGACAGAGTCTGGCCTCTccatggtagactggcatttaataaaggagatgaagccacccacaagccgagaagaatgggaagctgaatttcaaaaataccagcaatttccagaatttaaaatgtaagtgttaaaaaaaaaatcagggaaatgtctttatttgtgtgtgatgaaggcacatgtgtgtttgtgcgcaGTGTGCttggagacatggtttctcactgaacctagtgCTAAGCTCACTGCTGGCAAGTCTCAGTGATTTTCTTGTCTCTGTCCCCCACAGCACTAGAGTTACAGGAACACACGGCCATGCCAACCttttgatatgggtgctggggatttgaactcaacctcatgcttgtgcagcaagcattcttacgcactgagccatctccgaAGCCCCTCAAGGAAATatcctgtcttagttaaggtcaCTGTTGCTGTAATGAAGTGCTATGACCAGAGGCAatgtgggaggaaagggtttatttcactcacagttccatagaaCAGTCCATCattaaaagcagtgagggcaggaacctggaggcaggagctgatgcagaggccatggaggatgttTACCACCTAAAGGCAGTggaacctgggagaatggagcctaaaaatgaagcagactaaagtctcatgcaatagccaacatCATTCAGAGCCTCGGGAAACTTGTACTCTGAGGGCTAAGAAGGATCACATGAGAAAGGTGTTCAGTCACAAGGAGaagccacacatggcaaaaacatgcttttccatagaggcatatgaGTAACAACAActaaagtaaactcactcctacccgctacacctgggaggagcatgaaaacacattccaagaacaattctgtgctttgaagaaactgaggttataagactctcatctttttttttcttgaagttttctcacaagcactcagaattctcatatgactccattcttggattGTGTTCcgacagaggggtgctgcttactggcttgctccccatggcttgttcaccctgctttcttatagaacccaggaccatcagctaTGGGATGATCCTACCCACAACAGGCTGGGCCCTcatccatcaatcactaattaagaaaatgttctctatatgttgggcagtggtggcataggcctttaatctcagcactcgggaggtagaggcaggtggatctctgtgagtttgaggacagtctggtctacagagtaagatccagaaCAGCAGGGCTACTACacaatgaaactctgtctcaaagaaaatgctCTATGGGCTTGTCTACAGCTCAGTcttaggaggcattttctcaacgggatttcctcctctcagatgactctagactgtgtcaaattgatataaaattagccagcacataTCCTGTGCATTTTTTGCTTCTTTAAATCCTTTACAGAGGTTAGATTGATTTCTTCATCTTAGGTTCACGTGAACGTAGTGAGCTGCTTACTCTAAGCTTTACGTCCAGAATCACGTTAAAGTTACTGACGAGGAAAAGTGCAGATCTGTGAGGCTGCAAGACTGAGACTAGTTCTGCATCCCATAGGTAAACAAACGAGCggagggactgaggagatggcttcgCAGTGAAAGTCTTGCCCATTACCCTCATGACTTAAATTCAACCCCAGAACCTGTGGGACAAGCCAAATGTAAtggtacacatctataatcccagcactgttgtgagatgggagggggaagcaggaaAATTAGCCAGAAATTCAAGGGCCGGCAGatacaagagagaccctgcctcaaacacaaggtggaaggagagaacagaaaacTGATTCCCAAAAAGTTGTCTCTGACCCACACACATGATGTGGCACCTGTGTGTCCATGCACacagaataagtaaataaacccaATAGAGGTTCCTCTCTCTTCATTTTTGACTCCCATTTCACCTagcctgaatcatgacatgacactggcggaattcaagtttatctggtacatggaatactcgcaCCGAATGTGGGGTCGAGCTGTAGGCCTTGCGTACATCCTGCCTGCTGCCTACTTTTGGAGAAAGGGTTGGCTCAGCCGTGGCATGAAAGGACGCGTTCTTGCCCTCTGTGGCTTAGTCTGTTTCCAGGTAAGATTTATTCAAGATTGGGAAACCAGAGCTGCTCCAGAGAGCTGCCTAGTTGGCATTATTTAAGGGAGTCAGATTTGAAGCACTAAAACAGAGAAGGTAAGAATAAGCATTTAGTGCCATAGGCTTGGCTTTAAACCTCAGTTCTGCCACTTAGGGCAAGCTACCTGACTTTTGTCATATACGATTTCCTTCCTGTAGGTAGAGATAGTAATAGTGCCACTTAGGGAGTATAGATATTAAGTGAGATAATAGCTATTAAGCAGTTAGCTGGATGTCTCAAATCAGTGAGCACTCAATAAGAACATTTTCTTATGGCACTAGAAGTAGAGCTCGTGCCCCATTATGGTTCTCTTCCATTTTTCTAACTCTTCTGCTGTCTTAGAAAGACTGTTCCCTATTGTAGAGTGACTACAGAGGAAAACTCCCAAAAAAACAGTTTGGGAGATGAAAGTTGGGATACAGATGTAGCCAATGTTCAAGTATAAGTGGTATTTAAAATCCTGTAAGCTGGACTTATCTTAAAGAAAAGAGCTTTGGGAGATTCTCACAGTTTAAGAGCCAAGAAAAGGAACTAGAGAAGACACCTATAAGTATTTGGGTCAAAATGTAAAGGTTCTGATGATGTCACGGCATCAAAGAAATATCAACATTTGACCAGTAGGAAACTAGGTGGTTAATTTAACTCAGAAGTGGTAAGGAGATGAGCTAATTAAGAAGCAATTAATGAGGCAATAGAAACTACAGTAAAGAATCAAACActaataaaagttattttatagAAGTTTGTTATAAAAGttaacttttattatattttagtaaCTAAACAAATTAGATAGAATAAAGTGTAAGTTTAATTTTATagttaaacattaaaaatgaaggtAGAAATTTAAGATGTCAGATAAGGTGGTGGCAGGAAGCAAGTTAGGCTGAAGAATTCACACTGTACATGCCTCATTTCTCCAGTGTCCCTGAAGATGAAAGGTAATTAGAATAGCCACGCTAATCTTGAAAGCGGAAGGAAATACCCCTGAAGAATTACTTGAAGTAGTAGTAGAAACTCTAGTTTGACCTGATTCTGGGGGTTGGAGGCAGTGGGTGAAATGATTGTGTCTTATCTGCTAAGATTAGATGGATGTAGTTGGGTTATTTGCTGGTTAAAGCAGAGGACTGTGGAGTGTGATACATCCTGTGAGCTTTCTAACTGTAAACCTGCATTTTGTTGGGGAATGGTGGggttctgttgttattgtttggttggttggtttggtttggatttatGAGACAATCTCGTGTAGCCAAATCTTGTTATGACCTACAACTTTTTATATAGCCAAGTATGACCTCAAATtgctgatcctgctgcctctacttcccaagaactggaattacaagtctgtgctaccacatctggtttaaacatgcacttttttttttttttttaaaccagtctccttccaccttcccctttcctttcttccttccttcccaagaGCTGAAGTCTTTCTTTGACTGAATTTGGAATTTAAAGTTCAACTTTAAATTTCTtcatctcgccgggcggtggtggcgcacgcctttaatcccagcactcgggaggcagagccaggcggatctctgtgagttcgaggccagcctgggctaccaagtgagttccaggaaaggcgcaaagctacacagagaaaccctgtctcgaaaaactaaaaaaaaaaaaaaaaaaaaaaaaattcttcatctCCACAAATTATAGtttcctgtttcatttttcttagagtagaaatatatttttGCAAAGCAATCTACATGCAAAATCTTACATATTTGTATGACTCCTCCCCCACTTTTGTGTTTGTCTTATACCCACCTATCTTTACAGTAATTGTTTTTAAACAGTTAACCTTTATTAGGCTTTTTCCAAATACAATCTAGTTTTCATAGAATGAACTATTCTGTTTCACTGGTTTACATGTTAAATTATATCGAATATTTATAAAGTTTTGAGTGTAAACTTTTGTATGACTTCATATACCTGAACTATACTTCAACAAAACGTAAGTCTAAACAGTGACCAAGCACTAATACTGTTAATACAGAATTGCCAACAGTTCACACTTCGTGAACACTGGCTATGAACACTAGGCAGGTGTGGAAATGGGTAGGAAGGGTGTTTTTTCTGATAATGTGCTTTCTCAGTAGAACCTAACAGGTCAAACCTTGTGTGATTTGCCCCTCTGCTTGAATTCTAGGGGCTTTTGGGCTGGTACATGGTGAAAAGTGGATTAGAGGAAAAGCCGGAGTCCTATGATATCCCTCGGGTCAGTCAGTACCGCCTGGCCGCCCACCTGGGATCCGCACTTGTTCTTTACTGTGCCAGCCTGTGGACCTCACTGTCCCTGCTCCTCCCTCAGCATAAGGTAAACGTCACTGTTAGCACAGCTGCACAGGAGCCCACAGGGCAGGGAAGTGGGAATGTGGTTCTGATGCAAAGTTAGTAAGTCAGACTTCAGATCCCTCGAACAGCTGCTGCTCTCTCTGGCTGTTGTAAAGAAAGTATCTGTGAGCATAGGTGCGCAGCTAGATCTTTGAGACGCCGCTTTCAGGTCTTGGGGATATATGCATACAGATATAGATATCCAGAAGTGGAATTGCTCGGTAATATAGAATTGTCAACTGTCTAATGAGGAATGTGAAACACACATTTTAGGAAAAAGGCAAGGTGAACTGAACGTAAGACGTAACCCAACCGCTTTGGCCCTGACTCCCTGAATGGAGACAAGACAGGAGGACCTGAACAAGAGCTGTGGCTGAACTTGTGCTGGTGAACAGCAGCCCAGTGTGTCATTAAGTGGGGACAGAGCATTCAGTCTAACACTGTGTTTATTAAACCATAGCGATTTGTGTCTAAAAGGTACTTGTCTGTGTGCTAGTTTTCCCTCAGGAAAATGTCAGCTTTTATATTTTATGCTTTGACTCAAAATACAACTTTCGTTTTctttgggggggaagggggggcggtcttcatttataataaaataggTCTTGAGTTGCCAAACTTGTTTAGGAcactgttttctgtctgtctgtctttttttctcttttacttttttcacttttggtttttcgggacaggggtttctctttgtatccctgactgtcctggaactcactctgtagaccagactgccctcaaactcacagagatgcacctgcctctgcctcccgagtgctgggattaagggcgtgcaccaccaccgcccagctcacttTTTTCCTGATATTTACAACTAGTGATTGTTGGTTGGTAAAATGGCTCAACAAGCCTggaaacctgagttccatcctctaACCACATGAAAGTGGATGAGGAGAATCAGTTACACAAAAGTGCATTTTGATATCCACACTTGTGCTAgggcacaagcatgcacacacacatacatacacactaataatgaataaacatttaaaatgtttaatttaaaaagtgataATCAAATATTATTAAATCGTGAGTCGGCCTGCATAAGCTGTTCATGGAGAACATTTTGATGTTCAGAATTATCTAGTAGATATTTAGAGCTAAGGGCTTGGATCCCAGTAAGGACTGGAGATGTTCACAGGAAAGCCACATATTGAAGCATTTTCATAGTAAATATTCCTCATCTGAAAAATTGTTCTTCCTCTGACATCCaagacaaatacataaaataaattgccTGCATCTACAGCTATTTGCTGACAGTCTGTTCTTCCTTTTCAACCCctaaacacacacccacacattcacacacatacccaACAAGGAACTGAACTGTGGTAGCTTACTGATAACTTTCatcaatttttccttttctttgtttatattctATCTAATTATAGAAAGAATTTGAGATGATAGCTAGTCAAGTGATATAGTGTCACGTTCTCTAGCCCAGGAACCACTAGCTACTGGGAACTATTTAAATGTAATTAATTGAGATGTCTGGGAAGATACATAGTAAATGTCTAACAGTGAAATAGATAGATGTATGTTGGAACAGTGCCTGCTGGGGTACTTATCCTATGTTAGAACAGTATCTGCTGAGAGTCTTTATCCTACATTAGAACAGTGTCATTAGCAGACAGAGACAACCTGACCTTAAATTGTCTGGGTTTGGATTTGGAGATCTCGCTGCCTCCATAGTTTCTACCAAAGAGATTCCCTGATTATCCTTTTCAGTTACCTGAAACCCGACAGCTCCTGTGGTTGAGACGCTTTGCTGGCGGAACAGCCGGCCTGGTGTTCCTCACGGCTCTCTCAGGTAGGCTTCGTCCCATCCAGTTTGAAGTGGCCTTTCCTGCCGAGCACTCTGTTATTCCTGctgcctctttctcttttccGTTCACACTTGGCTCCTTCACTCCCACCATCTACCCTCTGTTTTCTGTTCCTACTGTCTACTCAGTTGAACAAAACTATTGAGCATTTAACTTACTTAAATGCATACTGCCCAAGTTCAAATCGATTGCTAGCCTCACGTGGGAACTGCAAGCTGTGTGTGAAACAGATGATGAGAGATGACTGTAAGTCACATACAAGAAATGcttagaacagtgcctggcatgtaGCAGAAGCTGTTATGTGTTatataaacattattattattattattattattattattattatttttttttttttttttttttttggtttttcgagacagggtttctctgtagctttgcgcctttcctgggactcacttggtagcccaggctggcctcgaactcacagagatataaacattatttttatacattacaCGGAATGGGTCAGACAGATGGCCTGTCCTCAGTGGTCAAAGATGTTCAAGTTCACTGGAGCTGGGACCAGTGTAGGTCTTTCCTCCTAAGAGTTTgaactttttttatttatgtgtacgtgtgtgtctgtgtgagtatatgccatgtgtgtgcacaggtacacacagaggccagaagagggcattgaatcctctgtagctggagttacatgtagtTGGGAGCCacccaacgtgggtgctgggaatcgaactcaggtcttctggaagagctgcaACCAttaagccattgctccagccctggACTTCTCTTAAATCGCATGTTCACCTTCACCTTTCTCACTGTGGAATACAGGAATCAGAAGTCCATGTGGTTGAACTTAAGTTAAGGTTAAATAGCATTTAGCTTTCATTTGGTTACCCTAGCCACACTGAGTGATCAACAGGCACATGTGCCTTATGGCTAATGTATTGTaggagacagacacagaacaCTTCATTATAACAGAAAGCTTTATTGGACAGCACTGCTCGGTCATGAAAATGACATTAGTTCAAGAGCAAGAGCCTACCCACCCCTGATTCTCTgctcttcatttctttcctacATAATGTGTATTTTGATCTTGTAAGTCATGTTTACAAAAATGATTCACATTTCTTTGACTCTCTGTTGGTAATAATGGATTGATCGTCCATCCATTCACACCTGCCTTCCTTTTGTGCTCATCCAGGGTTTAGTTTGTCAGTTTGTGAAATTTTTTTTGTACCTTCTTTGTTCCTTCAACCAATATTTATTGAATCcttggaagaaagacagaaaatgcaCAACCAAAGCACGTCCGGTAACGTCCAGTGCTGTGTGGAAAATAAAGCAGGATGAAGGGGGAGGAACGGAGCATAAGACTCCCATGTCAGAGCATGGGGCAGACTGAGGACGTCAGGGGTACAGTTCCAAGCTGGATCAGCAGAAGTTAGGGACAGGAAGGACACAGAATCAAAAACAAGGACTTTTCCAAATGACTAGGCATCTCCTCAGAGCTTCTGCTCTCTAGCAGAGATACACTACAGTCTTGGGATCGGAGCAGATAAGGGCTTGAGGTGTTGCTGAGTTCCTGTGGAGATTGTGATGTATGTTCTCTACCCGAGAAGCCCAATTGCCTATTTTTCTATTATCCTCCAAATAGTTTCTTTGTCTAGCTCTGGGCTAGGAGACTTCTGTGTTCAGAGCTAATATTTGGTCTTTATTTTGAGAAGTCCTGTGTATCTTGGCATGCAGGGGCTTTTGTAGCAGGGCTGGATGCTGGGCTTGTTTACAACTCCTTCCCCAAAATGGGAGACTCTTGGATCCCAGAGGACCTCCTTACCTTCTCTCCCATCCTGAAGAATGTTTTTGAGAACCCCACCATGGTACAGTTTGATCACCGGCTTCTGGTAAGTGCACTGGTTTGTGCTGCTGGGCATAGGGACCCTCATACATGTTTGGGAGTGCCAGTGAGGCATGAGGCACTGGGCATCGGGACCCTCACACACGTTTCAGGGGTGCCAATAAGACGTGAGGCACTGGGCATCAGGACCCTCACACACGTTTCAGGGGTGCCAGTGAGGCACTGGCAGCTACAGTTAGTACAGGAGTAGCTACTTGTTCTTTGGAAGCAATTCTAGCACTGACCAGATGTCTAATAATCTTACATTTTTGTCATTACACCCAAATTCTAGCTTAAAATCAGATAGGCAAGTTAATACTTACCCCCTCAGTCCTGAATATGCCTAAGTGTCATTTCAGTGAGATGCGGTTGACTAGAGAACAGACTATAGTCTTTGGCTGAGCACACAGCTTGGAAGAGCCCCAGAGGTGCTTCATTAATAAGTTTCCATTTATTTAAGCCCATAGGTACTGACAGTGTGAGAACAGTACTAAGACTGGCCTGGCAGCCTGAGTGTGATGAACTGGTGTACCCGGGAGACCCCAGTGTTGTTAGAGAAAGCAGAATAGGGTCACAGGGAACAAGACGTAAGTGGAAAACCTTGATAGCTGGCGGATCTCAGAGGAGCTgtaaaagaacatgaagttaagATTCATGGAATTCATAGGAGTACATGTAAAAAGAGATCAAAGGAGACCCCAAAGTTTCTCCTGCAGCATTCATAAAACATGACCAGCAGAATTGGAACCTCTAGAGTGAGTGTTAAGCTAAAGTCAGGAAGACATCAGATGGAGGCATGCTGTCAGGTGGTAGACGAGGAGATGCAGAGAGGACGCAAATCCATGGGCTAGGGCTGACATTCCCAGGTAGTCTCAGTCCCCACCCCTACACAGTATTTTAGCATAAATAGAGTATGGTTGAATCTGCCCCTATGGCTCATTTTGAAACATATAGAAATATGACAGAAAACATTCTCTCTGGCATGGATGGAAAAGAAACCTTATTGCCAACCCAGACCCTTGTTCTGGTATAATTAAAGCCaagattttcattgtttttaccaGCTGGAAGCACTACCATCTCTACTCACGACCCAGGAAAGTTAAACCCTTTATGTGCTAAGGTCAACCCTGCTTTAAGAATAGtggtttagggctggagagatggctcagtggttaagagtacttgttgctcttgcagaagacccaagttcagttcccagcacccacatgagggctCACACTAACTCCGGTTCCAGAGgctccaacacccttttctgtgAGTAGAGATGGTAGTGCTtcagacactgcatgcacatagtgcacagaaatgcatgcaggcaaaacacccatgcacgtaagataaacctttgaaaaaaagaatttaaaattagaTACAAAATTACAGCTAAAGATACTGGTCTGATTTAAAAGGCAAGGCTCTTACCCGAGGGAAGGTAAGTGTGTATAAAGTAGTAAAAACACACTCAGACGGTACCCTGGGTGACAGTGCCACCTCAGTTCAAGCAGAAGAGGACTGTGGGTGATACTAATGAGGTACAACAGGGTGGAACAGTGTTCTTTGTGCCTAGTACAGGTCTCCCTGGTTGCTCAGGGTTCCTGAGAGGTAGGAGTTGAATGGGAGTCAGTGTGGCGGAAAGCCTGGCATGcataatgataatctttctttctcCTAGGGAATCACGTCCGTCACTGCCATTACAGTGCTCTATTTCCTGTCCCGGAGAATCCCCCTTCCTCGAAGGACCAAGATGGCAGCAGTGACTCT includes:
- the LOC131906895 gene encoding cytochrome c oxidase assembly protein COX15 homolog; this encodes MQRLLLPPLKFFTGSHSVGLLVPRAASRAQCGCSFGSRRPLRPGQYGTIAEVALQSGKGTVPLPSKAAEQAVGRWLLVCSGTVAGAVILGGVTRLTESGLSMVDWHLIKEMKPPTSREEWEAEFQKYQQFPEFKILNHDMTLAEFKFIWYMEYSHRMWGRAVGLAYILPAAYFWRKGWLSRGMKGRVLALCGLVCFQGLLGWYMVKSGLEEKPESYDIPRVSQYRLAAHLGSALVLYCASLWTSLSLLLPQHKLPETRQLLWLRRFAGGTAGLVFLTALSGAFVAGLDAGLVYNSFPKMGDSWIPEDLLTFSPILKNVFENPTMVQFDHRLLGITSVTAITVLYFLSRRIPLPRRTKMAAVTLLALAYAQVALGISTLLMYVPTPLAATHQSGSLALLSGALWLMNELRRVPK